From the Micromonospora echinospora genome, the window GCGGCGACCACCTCCAGCCGGTGCAGGGCCAGGCAGCCGGCCACGGTCGCGAGCAGGCCGCGCCGGTCCGCCGCGGCCACCGCCACCGTGTCGGCGGTCAGGTGGACGACCGGCAGCGGCTCCGCCAGCAGCGCCGGGTCCGGGGCGGGTGGCGCGGGCAGGGCTCCGGTGTCCAGCGCGGTGCGGACCCGGCCGACGAGGCCGGCGACGAGGCGTCCCTTCCACTCCGACCAGGCAGCCGGCCCGGTGGCCGCGGCGTCCGCCCGGACCAGGGCGTGCAGCAGGTCGAGGGTGGCCACGTCACCGACCGCCTCGGCGACCCGGGTGATGGTCACCGGGTCGTCCAGGTCCCGCCGGGTGGCCACGTCCGGCAGGAGCAGGTGCAGCCGGACCAGCGTGCCGATCAGCGCCACCTCGGCCGGGGGCAGCCCGACCCGGGTCGCCACCGCCTCGGCCAGCGGCGCGCCGAGCACGCTGTGGTCGGCGACCGCCGGACCGTGCCCCTGGGCGTCGGCGCCGTCGCCGGGCAGCCCCTTGCCGATGTCGTGCAGGAACGCGCCGAGGAGCAGCAGGTCGGGGCGGTCCACCTCGCGGGCGAACCGGCTCGCCTCGGCCGCGGCCTGCACCAGATGCCGGTCGACGGTGTACCGGTGCACCGGGTTGTGCTGCGGCAGGCTGCGCAGTCGGGGCCACTCGGGCAGCCAGGCGTCGACCAGCCCGTACCGGTCGCAGGTCTCCCAGGCGGCGACCAGGCCCGGACCGGCCCCGAGCAGGGTGACCAGCGCGGCGCGGGCCTCCGCCGGCCAGGGCGACGGCAGCGGTGGGCAGTACGCCGCGAGCCACTCGCAGGTGGCGCGGGCGATGGGCAGCCGGGTGGTCGCCGAGGCGGCGGCGACCCGGAGCGAGAGAACCGGGTCGGGGCGGGGTCCGATGGCGGTACGAGCGAGCACCAGCTCACCGTCGTGCTCGACCACGTCCCGGGCGACCGGACGGCGCACCGGCCGACCGTCGGTGTCCCGTCGTCGCCGGACGCGCAGCCGGTCGGCGGCCCGCCAGGCGTCGTCGAGCGCGTGGCTGACCGTGCGGGCGTCCCCGGCGACCCGGCGCAGCAGGGCGTCCCCGTCGTCCAGGTCGAGCAGCCGGGCCACCCCGGCGCGTTCCTGCGCGAGCAGCCGGTCGACCCGCCGGCCGACCTGCTGGTGCAGGGCGTCCCGGGTGTCCAGCAGCCGCAGGTGGGCGGCCCGGACCGCCGGGCGCAGCGCGTCGGTGAGCCCGGCGGTGGCGATGGCCCGCAGGATGCCCACGTCGCGCAACCCGCCGGCGGCCTCCTTCAGGTCCCCCTCCAGCAGGAAGGCCAGTTCGCCGTGGGTCTGCCAGCGGCTCTCGGTGACCTCCCGCAATGCGGGGAGCTGCCGGAGGGCGGTGCGCCGCCACTGGTCGGCGGCGGTGCGGACGAGTTCGTCGGCGACGCCCCGGTCCCCGGCGACGTACCGGGCGTCGAGCAGACCGAGCGAGACCTTGACGTCGTCCAGGGCCACCGAGAGCGCCTCGCCGACGGTGCGTACCGAGTGGTCCAGCCGTACCCCGGCGTCCCAGACCGGATACCAGATCGAGGCGGCCAGGTCGTCGACGCCGGACACGCCGGTGTGCACCAGCACCAGATCGAGGTCGCCGTGGGGTGCGCACTGCCGGCGACCGAGACCACCGACGGCGACCAGCGCCACGCCCTCCCGATCGGGCAGCAGGGTGCGCAGCCAGCGGTCGTGACGCTCGGCCCGTTCGCGCCTGGCGGCCTCGCCGACGCCGACGACCCCGCCGACTGCGGGAACCGGGCCGCCGGGGGCGGCGGTCGGATCCGGTGTGGTCGGCGGGGTCATCATGGGTCGGCGATCAGAGGGCGTCGAGGCCGCGCTCGCCGGTACGGACGCGGACGACCTCCTCGACGGCGGTCACCCAGACCTTGCCGTCGCCGATCTTGCCGGTGCGGGCGGCGCCGACGATGGCGTCCACGACCTTGTCGACGTCGATCTCGTCGGTGAGCACCTCGACCCGGATCTTGGGCAGGAACTCGACCGTGTACTCGGCACCCCGGTAGACCTCGGTGTGCCCCTTCTGCCGGCCGTAACCCTGGACCTCGCTGACGGTCAGGCCGGCCACGCCGAGGGCGTGCAGGGCCTCCTTCACCGCGTCCAGCTGGTACGGCTTGATGACCGCGGTCACCAGCTTCATGTCCAACCCTTCCATCGCAGAAACGTTAGCCCGCGACCTTCTCGCCGACTCCGGTGGTGGGTGCGGGCTCGGCTGCCTTCGGCGGCGTCGTCGCCGTCGGGGTGCCGATGCCGGCCATCGCGAACGCGCCACCGGCGCTTCCGCCAGAGGGCGAGAGGTCGTAGCCGCTCTCCGCGTGTTCGGTGATGTCGATGCCGTTGACCTCGTCCTCGGCGGAGATCCGGAAGCCGATGGTCTTCTGGATGACGAAGCCGAGGGCGAAGGCCACCACGAAGGAGTAGACCGTGACGATCAGGGCGCTGAGGGCCTGCACGCCAAGCTGGGTGACCCCGCCGCCGTAGAAGAGGCCCTCGTCGGTGACGAGCGAGCTGACCGAGCTGGTGCCGAAGAGACCGATCCAGAGGCAGCCGATCCAGCCACCGACGAAGTGCACGCCGACCACGTCGAGGGAGTCGTCGTAGCCGAGCTTGTACTTCAGGCCGACGGCGAGGGCGCAGACCGCACCGGCGACGACGCCGAGCAGGACCGCCGCCCACGGGGCGACGAACGCACAGGCCGGGGTGATGGCGACCAGGCCGGCGATGGCACCGGAGGAGGCACCCACCAGGGTCGGCCTGCCGTCCCGGATCTTCTCCACGACCAGCCAGCCGAGGACGGCGGCGGCGGTGGCGACCTGGGTGTTGAGGAAGGCGATCGCGGTGGTCGCGTCAGCGGTCAGCTCGGAACCGGCGTTGAAGCCGAACCAGCCGAACCAGAGCAGACCGGTGCCGAGCGCCACCATCGGGACGTTGTGCGGCTTCATGGCCTCCTTGGGCCAGCCGAGCCGCTTGCCGAGCACCAGCACCAGGGCCAGCGCGGCGGCACCGGCGTTGATGTGCACCGCCGTGCCACCGGCGAAGTCCAGCGCGCCGAGGCCGGCCCCGATGAAGCCGCCGCCCCACACCCAGTGCGCGACCGGGAAGTAGACCAGGGTCGCCCACCCGAAGGCGAAGAGCAGCCAGCCGGAGAACTTGGCCCGGTCGGAGATGGCACCGCTGATCAGGGCGACCGTGATGATGGCGAACATCATCTGGAAGGCCATGAAGACGTAGAGCGGGATGCCGGTCTCGCCCCACAGGTCGGTTTCGGCCATGAACGTCTTGGTGCCGAGGTACTGACCGACGTCACCGATGACGCCGCCCTGGTCGGTACCGAAGGCCATGCTGAAGCCGTAGAAAAGCCAGAGGACACTGACGAGTCCCATGGCCGAGAAGCTCATCATGATCATGTTGAGCACGCCCTTGGACCGGTTCAGACCGCCGTAGAACAGCGCCAGACCCGGTGTCATGAGCAGCACGATCGCACTCGATATCAGCAACCACGCGGTGTTGCCGGTATCGATCGTCGGTGCTTCAGGCACGCTGGCCTCCTAAAGGTGAGGTTCCCTCCTTCACGGCTTCCGGGGCAGCGTCGCCCGTACGCCGGATGCGCGAAAGAATCCGCCCCGGCTGTTTCACCTTCGGTCCCGGCCCGGTTTCCGGTCGGTCACGGGTTGTTTCGGACGTGTGAAGAAGTCCGCGCCCAGGCGTGTCCGGTGGACCAGCGCGAGCCGAGGCGACGGCGGGGACCGCCGCAGGCCGTGCCCTAAACTGCATAGATGGGAATGAGGTCGTGGGTGCGGCGTCGGCGGGTGCTGCGGAAGTTCAGACCCTGGACGCGGCCGAGGTCGATGGCCGGCGACAAGGCTGAACGGGGCATCGAACTCCTGACCCGCACCCTCGGCCCCTGGCACCCCGGCACCGTGGAGGCCCGGAGGAAGCTGCGGTTCTGGCTGCTGGAGGAGGGCGACCGGGCCGCCGCGATCCGCCTCGCCCAGACGGAGGTCGACGACCGGACGGCGGCACTCGGCGCGGACCACCCCGACACCCTGGCCGCCCGCTGGGAAATGATCTCCATCGCGTCGAAGACTCTCGACTGGCCCACGGTGATCGCCGAGACACGGCGTCTCGCCGATGACCGGGCCCGGGTGCTCGGCCCGTACCATCGCGACACGCTCAGCGCGCGGCACTTCGTCGGCTACTACCTGAGGGACAGCGGGGCGACCGCCGAGGCGGTGCAGGTGTTCACCGATGTCCTCGCCGACCTGGAGGCCCTGGAGCGTCCCCCGGAGAAGGAACTGCGGGGAGCCTGGGTGGGCCTGGCCTACGCGCTGGAGCGTCACGGCGACGTCGAACGGGCCCTCCACTACGTGGAGAAGGAGCTCGCCGCCGAGCAGGTCACGGTCTATCCCGAGGACGAGAACCTCGGGCAGTACCACCTGACGATGCTGCGGGAATGGCGCGACCGGCTCCGCGGCAAACAGGCCGCGCGCTAGCGTCCTGAGTCCTCGATCCGTTCCCCGGTCGCCGCCGCCATAGACCGGCTTCGCCGTGACGTTGCGCGCCTGACACCGGACCGACAGGAAACCACGGACTCAGGGCACTAGCGCAGCGCCCACTCCAGGGCGTGCCGTTCGTAGTCGAGCAGGCGCAGGTCGCGCATGGGGCGACGGAGGTGACCCTTGTGCACGATCCGGACGAACGCCGGATCCCCGGCGGCGGCCATCCGGCGGATGCCCTCGACGTGGTCGACGATCCGCTTGCGGATGGTCCGGATCAGCCGGTGCCGGTCCCGGGGGATCAGCCCGTACGCGTCGGCGAAGAGGCGCAGCCGGCGCGGCCGGTCGGGGCGTTTCCAGCCGAGGGTGTAGGAGTCCCGGTCGGAGAAGATCGGCACCCAGGTCCAGGCCGCGTACGCCACGTCGTAGATCCGCGCGCCGGGTGAGGCGAGGTCGAAGTCGATCAGCCCGAGGGTGCCGTCCGGCCGCCAGATCACGTTGTGCGGGGCGGCGTCGTGGTGACAGATGACCTCGGTGTCCGGCGGGGGCGGCCCGAAGGAGCGCCAGACCGCGCCGGGCGGCGGGACGAAACCGTACTGGGCGTCGTGGAACATCCGCAGCATCGTCGCCACCGTCACCAGCGCCTCGTCGGTGACCCAGTGCGGGGCGAGCGGGTACTCCCCGCACTCCCCCTCCAGGTACGACAGGACCTCCCGGTTGCGCTCGTCCATGCCGTACGCCCGGGGTGCGCCGGTGAAACCGACGTACTCCAGGTGGCGCAGGAGGGCGTGCACGGCCGGGGTCCACGGTCCGGCGTTGCGCCGGACGGTGTCGCCCACCCGGACGACGGTGCTGACGTTCCCGCCGTGCAGCGGGATCTCCTGTGCGGTCACGTACGGTCTCCCGAGGCCCGGTGCCGGCTGGTGGTGCCCACGCCCCCCGGTGGGAGGGTGTTCGTCGGTGGTCACCCGAGGTTACGCGTCCCGGGCGAGCGGCTCGGTGCCGAGCAGCGCGTCGACGAACTGCGTCGGCTCGAACGGGGCCAGGTCGTCCTTGCCCTCGCCCAACCCCACCAGCTTGACCGGAATGCCGAGTTTGCGCTGGACGGCGATGACGATACCGCCCTTGGCGGTGCCGTCGAGCTTGGTGAGCGCCACGCCGGTGACGTTGACCACCTCGGTGAAGACCCGGGCCTGCTCCAGGCCGTTCTGGCCGGTGGTGGCGTCCAGGATGAGGAGCGTCTCGTCGATCGGGCCGTGCTTCTCCACCACCCGCTTGACCTTGCCCAGCTCGTCCATCAGGCCGATCTTGTTCTGGAGCCGACCGGCGGTGTCGATCAGGACGGTGTCCACCCCGGTGGCGATGCCCCGCTTGACCGCGTCGAAGGCGACGCTGGCCGGGTCGGCCGCCTCCGGGCCGCGTACGGTCTCCGCGCCGACCCGGCCGCCCCAGGTCTCCAGTTGGTCGGCGGCGGCGGCCCGGAACGTGTCGGCCGCGCCGAGGAGCACGCTGCGGCCGTCCGCGACCAGCACCCGGGCGATCTTGCCGCAGGTGGTGGTCTTGCCCGCGCCGTTGACCCCGACCACCAGCACCACCGCCGGCATGCCCTCCTTCGGCGCGGTGCGCAGCGAGCGGTCCAGCGTCGGGTCGAGTGCGTTGACCAGCTCGGCGGCGAGCAGGGCACGCAGTTCGGTGGCGCTGCGGGTGCCGAGCACCCGGGTCCGCTCGCGGAGCCGGTCGACGATCTCCCGGGTGGCGTCGATGCCGACGTCGGCGGTGATCAGGCTGTCCTCGATCTCCTCCCAGGCGTCCTCGTCCAGGTGGTCCCGGCTGAGCAGGCCGAGCAGGCCCTTGCCGAAGACGTTCTGCGAGCGGGACAGGCGGGAGCGCAGCCGGACCAGTCGCCCGGCGGTCGGCTCGGGCACCTCCAGCGGCGGCACCTCCACCACCGGCGGGACCTCCACCAGGGGCGGCTCCACCACGACCCCGGTGGGCGCCTCGACCGGTGGGGCGACGGGCCGGTCCTCGACCCGGGTGGGTGCCTGCGCCTCCGGCAGCCGGGGCTCCGGCCGCCGCCGCAGCTTCGGCACGACCAGGCCGGCGACCGACAGGAGCAGCACACCGAGCAGGACCAGTGCGACTACGAGGTAATCCGCCATGTGGAAATCCTGTCAGATGCCGCCACCGTCGGCTCAGCCACCGCGCCCGATCCCCGGCCGAGCTGCGGTGACCTCCGGCGGGAGGTGTGCGTGTCCGAGCCGGCGGCAGGGTAGAAATGGTGAGCCCATCTCGCCCCGGAGGTCTTCCATGCCCAGTCCCCGCCTGCTCATCGGCCCGTTGCTACGACGGGTCGTCGGCACGCGGGCCACCGTCTGGGTGGAGACCAGCGCCCCCGCCGTGGTCCGGGTCCGCACCGCCGACGGGGCCGAGGGCAGCGCGTCCACCTTCAGCGCGTACGACCACCACTACGCGCTGGTCGTGGTGGAGGGGCTCACCCCGGACCACACGTCGACGTACGAGGTGCTGGTCGACGACGAGGTGGCCTGGCCGGAGCCACGCAGCCCGTTCCCGCCGAGCGTGATCCGCACCCGGGCCGCCGACGACCGGGACCAGCCGGTCCGCCTGGTCTTCGGCTCGTGCCGGGAGACCACCCAGCACTCCACCGCCCGGAAGCTGCCGCCGGACGCGCTGGACGCGTACGCCCGGCGGCTGATGGCCGACGCGGACGGTCCGGACCGCCCCGACCTGCTGGTGCTCCTCGGCGACCAGGTCTACGCCGACGAGACCTCGCCCACGGTGCGGCGGTTGCTGCGCCGACGGCGGCGACGGCCGGCGGGCGCGCCGACCGACCAGGTGGTCAGCTTCGACGAGTACACCAAGCTCTACCTGGAGTCGTGGCGCGACCCGGAGATCCGCTGGCTGCTCTCCACCGTGCCGAGCGTGATGATCTTCGACGACCACGAGATCATCGACGACTGGAACACCTCCGCCGCCTGGCGGGCCGAGATGCGCGAGCAACCCTGGTGGGCCGAGCGGATCGGCAGTGGCCTCGCCTCGTACTGGGTCTACCAGCACCTGGGCAACCTCTCGCCGGACGAGATCGCCACCGACCCGCTCTACACGAAGGTCGTCGCCGCCGGGGACGCCACCGAGGTGCTGCGCGAGTTCGGCCACCGGGTCGACACCGAGTCCGACCTGGCGCACGACACCGAGCGCTGGCGCGCGGTGCAGTACCAGTGGAGCTACGCGCTCGACCTCGGCCGGACCCGGCTGGTGATGCTGGACAACCGGTGCAGCCGGGTGCTGGAACCGGCCCAGCGGGCGATGCTCCCGCCCGGCGAGTGGGCCTGGTTCGTCGACCGGGCGCACGGCGTCTACGACCACCTGGTGGTCGGCTCGTCGCTGCCCTGGCTGCTGCCCCCGGGCATCCACCACGTGGAGGCGTGGAACGAGAAGCTCGCCTCCTCCCGCCGGCCCTGGGTCGCGAACGCCTCAGAGAAGCTGCGCCGGGCGCTGGACCTGGAGCACTGGGCCGCCTTCCAGCGCTCCTTCGACGCGCTCGGGGCCCTCTTCGCCCGGATCGGCACCGGCTCCCCCGGCACGCCCGGGGACCGGGTCGGAGCCGGGCCGGCGTACGCGCCACCGGCCTCGATCAGCGTGCTCGGCGGGGACGTGCACCACTCGTACGTGGCGCGGGCGCGCTTCGGCGACGGCATGGTGACCCCGGTGCACCAGCTCACCTGCTCGCCGATCCACAACCAGGTGCCGGCCGGGATGCGCCCGTTGATGCGGCTGGGCTGGTCGGCGGGGCCCTCGGCGATGGTCCGCGCGCTGGCCCGCTCGGCCGGGGTACGCCGCTCGACGGTGCGGTGGCGCAAGCTCAACGGCCCGTACTTCGGCAACGCGGTCGGCACCCTGCTGCACCGGGAGCGGGAGGCCGAGGTCACCATCGAGGGCACCACCAGCGACGGCAGGCTGCACCCGGTGGCGTACCGGCGACTGACGAGGGAACGCTGAGCGGGGCACCGTACCCTCGTGGCGTGGACGATCAGCTGCCGGAGCCGCTACGGACGGTGGAGCACGAGTTGACCACCCTGCTGCGCCGGGGTCGGACGGTCTCCTGGGGGCTGGTCAAGGAGGTGCACCCGCACCTCGAGCCGAACAGCTACAGCCTCCTGCTCTGGCTGCGGCGCAGCGGGTCGACCCGGCTGACCGACCTCTCCAGCCGGCTCGGGGTCGGCAAGGGGACGCTCAGCCGGCAGATCCGGGGGTTGGAGGCGCTCGGGCTGGTCCGCCGGGAGCCGGATCCGCTGGACCGCCGCGCCGCCCAGCTCAGCCTGACCGAGGAGGGGCAACGCCGCTTCGACGCGGCGCGCGGGACCCGGCTCGACGAGCTGGAGCG encodes:
- a CDS encoding [protein-PII] uridylyltransferase; amino-acid sequence: MTPPTTPDPTAAPGGPVPAVGGVVGVGEAARRERAERHDRWLRTLLPDREGVALVAVGGLGRRQCAPHGDLDLVLVHTGVSGVDDLAASIWYPVWDAGVRLDHSVRTVGEALSVALDDVKVSLGLLDARYVAGDRGVADELVRTAADQWRRTALRQLPALREVTESRWQTHGELAFLLEGDLKEAAGGLRDVGILRAIATAGLTDALRPAVRAAHLRLLDTRDALHQQVGRRVDRLLAQERAGVARLLDLDDGDALLRRVAGDARTVSHALDDAWRAADRLRVRRRRDTDGRPVRRPVARDVVEHDGELVLARTAIGPRPDPVLSLRVAAASATTRLPIARATCEWLAAYCPPLPSPWPAEARAALVTLLGAGPGLVAAWETCDRYGLVDAWLPEWPRLRSLPQHNPVHRYTVDRHLVQAAAEASRFAREVDRPDLLLLGAFLHDIGKGLPGDGADAQGHGPAVADHSVLGAPLAEAVATRVGLPPAEVALIGTLVRLHLLLPDVATRRDLDDPVTITRVAEAVGDVATLDLLHALVRADAAATGPAAWSEWKGRLVAGLVGRVRTALDTGALPAPPAPDPALLAEPLPVVHLTADTVAVAAADRRGLLATVAGCLALHRLEVVAADAATVDGRALVTCRVQPRYGLPPDPVALAADLRRAVVGDVSVIQRLRGRALAARTGGAAPRVVWHRDAATDAVVLELRAADAAGLLYRVTSALDAAGVEVRAARISTLGGDVVDAFYLVGNGPDDAMRAHLEATVLAAV
- a CDS encoding P-II family nitrogen regulator codes for the protein MKLVTAVIKPYQLDAVKEALHALGVAGLTVSEVQGYGRQKGHTEVYRGAEYTVEFLPKIRVEVLTDEIDVDKVVDAIVGAARTGKIGDGKVWVTAVEEVVRVRTGERGLDAL
- a CDS encoding ammonium transporter, translating into MPEAPTIDTGNTAWLLISSAIVLLMTPGLALFYGGLNRSKGVLNMIMMSFSAMGLVSVLWLFYGFSMAFGTDQGGVIGDVGQYLGTKTFMAETDLWGETGIPLYVFMAFQMMFAIITVALISGAISDRAKFSGWLLFAFGWATLVYFPVAHWVWGGGFIGAGLGALDFAGGTAVHINAGAAALALVLVLGKRLGWPKEAMKPHNVPMVALGTGLLWFGWFGFNAGSELTADATTAIAFLNTQVATAAAVLGWLVVEKIRDGRPTLVGASSGAIAGLVAITPACAFVAPWAAVLLGVVAGAVCALAVGLKYKLGYDDSLDVVGVHFVGGWIGCLWIGLFGTSSVSSLVTDEGLFYGGGVTQLGVQALSALIVTVYSFVVAFALGFVIQKTIGFRISAEDEVNGIDITEHAESGYDLSPSGGSAGGAFAMAGIGTPTATTPPKAAEPAPTTGVGEKVAG
- a CDS encoding aminoglycoside phosphotransferase family protein encodes the protein MTAQEIPLHGGNVSTVVRVGDTVRRNAGPWTPAVHALLRHLEYVGFTGAPRAYGMDERNREVLSYLEGECGEYPLAPHWVTDEALVTVATMLRMFHDAQYGFVPPPGAVWRSFGPPPPDTEVICHHDAAPHNVIWRPDGTLGLIDFDLASPGARIYDVAYAAWTWVPIFSDRDSYTLGWKRPDRPRRLRLFADAYGLIPRDRHRLIRTIRKRIVDHVEGIRRMAAAGDPAFVRIVHKGHLRRPMRDLRLLDYERHALEWALR
- the ftsY gene encoding signal recognition particle-docking protein FtsY, which translates into the protein MADYLVVALVLLGVLLLSVAGLVVPKLRRRPEPRLPEAQAPTRVEDRPVAPPVEAPTGVVVEPPLVEVPPVVEVPPLEVPEPTAGRLVRLRSRLSRSQNVFGKGLLGLLSRDHLDEDAWEEIEDSLITADVGIDATREIVDRLRERTRVLGTRSATELRALLAAELVNALDPTLDRSLRTAPKEGMPAVVLVVGVNGAGKTTTCGKIARVLVADGRSVLLGAADTFRAAAADQLETWGGRVGAETVRGPEAADPASVAFDAVKRGIATGVDTVLIDTAGRLQNKIGLMDELGKVKRVVEKHGPIDETLLILDATTGQNGLEQARVFTEVVNVTGVALTKLDGTAKGGIVIAVQRKLGIPVKLVGLGEGKDDLAPFEPTQFVDALLGTEPLARDA
- a CDS encoding alkaline phosphatase D family protein — protein: MPSPRLLIGPLLRRVVGTRATVWVETSAPAVVRVRTADGAEGSASTFSAYDHHYALVVVEGLTPDHTSTYEVLVDDEVAWPEPRSPFPPSVIRTRAADDRDQPVRLVFGSCRETTQHSTARKLPPDALDAYARRLMADADGPDRPDLLVLLGDQVYADETSPTVRRLLRRRRRRPAGAPTDQVVSFDEYTKLYLESWRDPEIRWLLSTVPSVMIFDDHEIIDDWNTSAAWRAEMREQPWWAERIGSGLASYWVYQHLGNLSPDEIATDPLYTKVVAAGDATEVLREFGHRVDTESDLAHDTERWRAVQYQWSYALDLGRTRLVMLDNRCSRVLEPAQRAMLPPGEWAWFVDRAHGVYDHLVVGSSLPWLLPPGIHHVEAWNEKLASSRRPWVANASEKLRRALDLEHWAAFQRSFDALGALFARIGTGSPGTPGDRVGAGPAYAPPASISVLGGDVHHSYVARARFGDGMVTPVHQLTCSPIHNQVPAGMRPLMRLGWSAGPSAMVRALARSAGVRRSTVRWRKLNGPYFGNAVGTLLHREREAEVTIEGTTSDGRLHPVAYRRLTRER
- a CDS encoding MarR family winged helix-turn-helix transcriptional regulator; protein product: MDDQLPEPLRTVEHELTTLLRRGRTVSWGLVKEVHPHLEPNSYSLLLWLRRSGSTRLTDLSSRLGVGKGTLSRQIRGLEALGLVRREPDPLDRRAAQLSLTEEGQRRFDAARGTRLDELERALDDWPTEDLAEFARLLRRFNESWTPERG